A stretch of the Agromyces larvae genome encodes the following:
- a CDS encoding acylneuraminate cytidylyltransferase, whose product MPADAPLRRVTAIIPARGGSQGLPGKNVARVGGLPLVARAVGAALAAKHIDLVVVSTDDPVIADVAHAAGAEIVERPAELAGPDASSESALLHALDALGGEDAPDIVVFIQATSPFIRPADLDRAIERVAAGEHDSVFSAALTHRFLWRTDATGAAYGVNHEPRRRPRRQERAAEWLETGAFYVLDADGFRRAGHRFFGRVGLEPVDPRTAIEVDDPHDLELARALAPTLDGGLPGSAPPIVDVDAVVTDFDGVHTDDTATVDEHGVESVRVSRADGQGVARLRRAGIPVLILSAEENPVVARRARKLGVECRQAVGRKGEALAEWALARGIPLDRIAYLGNDLGDLPALALAGWPVAVADAVPEVREAARLVLERAGGHGAVRELADLVLGARARREPDASDSPEASDSPATSGPRDATAVPFDPDFLPVAR is encoded by the coding sequence ATGCCCGCCGATGCACCGCTCCGCCGCGTCACGGCGATCATCCCTGCTCGAGGGGGCTCGCAGGGTCTGCCCGGGAAGAACGTGGCCAGGGTGGGCGGGCTGCCGCTCGTGGCGAGGGCCGTGGGGGCGGCCCTCGCCGCGAAGCACATCGACCTGGTCGTGGTGTCCACCGACGACCCGGTGATCGCCGACGTCGCGCACGCGGCGGGCGCCGAGATCGTCGAGCGTCCGGCCGAGCTCGCCGGACCCGACGCGTCCAGCGAATCCGCCCTGCTGCACGCGCTCGACGCGCTCGGCGGGGAGGACGCGCCCGACATCGTCGTGTTCATCCAGGCGACGTCGCCGTTCATCCGGCCGGCCGATCTCGATCGGGCGATCGAGCGGGTCGCCGCAGGCGAGCACGACTCGGTGTTCTCGGCGGCCCTCACCCACCGGTTCCTCTGGCGAACGGATGCCACGGGCGCCGCGTACGGCGTCAACCACGAGCCGAGACGTCGCCCGCGCCGCCAGGAGCGTGCGGCCGAGTGGCTCGAGACGGGTGCGTTCTACGTGCTCGACGCCGACGGGTTCCGCAGGGCCGGGCATCGCTTCTTCGGTCGTGTCGGACTCGAACCCGTCGACCCGCGCACCGCGATCGAGGTCGACGACCCGCACGACCTGGAACTCGCTCGCGCGCTCGCACCGACCCTCGACGGCGGCCTGCCCGGCTCCGCGCCGCCGATCGTCGACGTGGACGCGGTGGTCACCGACTTCGACGGCGTGCACACCGATGACACCGCGACGGTCGACGAGCACGGCGTCGAGAGCGTCCGGGTGAGCCGGGCCGACGGGCAGGGTGTGGCGCGGCTGCGCCGCGCGGGCATCCCGGTGCTGATCCTCTCGGCCGAGGAGAACCCCGTCGTGGCACGCCGCGCCCGCAAGCTCGGCGTCGAGTGCCGTCAGGCGGTCGGACGGAAGGGCGAGGCGCTCGCCGAATGGGCGCTGGCACGCGGCATCCCGCTCGATCGCATCGCGTACCTCGGCAACGACCTCGGCGACCTGCCGGCGCTCGCGCTCGCGGGGTGGCCCGTCGCGGTCGCCGACGCCGTGCCCGAGGTGCGCGAGGCGGCACGCCTGGTGCTCGAACGGGCGGGCGGGCACGGCGCGGTGCGCGAGCTCGCCGACCTGGTGCTGGGCGCTCGCGCGCGGCGCGAGCCCGATGCATCCGATTCGCCTGAGGCATCCGATTCTCCTGCGACATCCGGCCCGCGCGACGCGACCGCCGTGCCGTTCGATCCCGATTTCCTTCCCGTCGCCCGCTGA
- a CDS encoding bifunctional methylenetetrahydrofolate dehydrogenase/methenyltetrahydrofolate cyclohydrolase, with amino-acid sequence MTAVKLDGVATAAAVKSELAGRIAHLRANGVVPGLGTLLVGDDPGSRSYVAGKHRDCAEVGIESIRVDLPASATQADVMAAIRDLNAAPEVTGYIVQLPLPAGLDEHAALEAIDPSKDADGLHPTNLGRLVLGIEGELRSPLPCTPAGIVEMLRRYDVPIRGKHVTVIGRGLTVGRPLGLLFTRKGLDATVTLTHSRTLDLAAEVRRADIVVAAVGVPHLVRPDWVKPGAAVLDVGITRVEDEETGKGKLTGDVDPAVADVAGFLSPNPGGVGPMTRAMLLANVVKAAELKLGG; translated from the coding sequence ATGACCGCTGTGAAGCTGGACGGGGTCGCCACCGCGGCCGCCGTGAAGTCCGAGCTCGCCGGGCGCATCGCCCACCTGCGGGCGAACGGCGTCGTGCCGGGCCTCGGCACGCTGCTGGTCGGCGACGACCCGGGCTCGCGCTCGTACGTCGCCGGCAAGCACCGCGACTGCGCCGAGGTGGGCATCGAGTCCATCCGCGTCGACCTGCCCGCGTCGGCGACGCAGGCCGATGTGATGGCCGCGATCCGCGACCTGAACGCCGCGCCCGAGGTGACGGGGTACATCGTGCAGCTGCCGCTGCCGGCGGGCCTCGACGAGCACGCGGCGCTCGAGGCGATCGACCCGTCGAAGGACGCCGACGGGCTGCACCCGACGAACCTCGGGCGGCTCGTGCTCGGCATCGAGGGCGAGCTGCGCTCGCCGCTGCCGTGCACGCCGGCCGGCATCGTCGAGATGCTGCGCCGGTACGACGTGCCGATCCGCGGCAAGCACGTGACCGTGATCGGGCGCGGCCTCACGGTCGGCCGCCCGCTCGGGCTGCTCTTCACGCGCAAGGGGCTGGATGCCACGGTCACCCTCACGCACTCGCGCACGCTCGACCTGGCCGCCGAGGTGCGCCGGGCCGACATCGTCGTCGCGGCCGTCGGCGTGCCGCACCTCGTGCGGCCCGACTGGGTGAAGCCGGGCGCGGCCGTGCTCGACGTCGGCATCACGCGCGTCGAAGACGAGGAGACCGGCAAGGGCAAGCTGACCGGCGACGTCGACCCCGCCGTCGCGGACGTCGCGGGCTTCCTGTCGCCGAACCCCGGCGGCGTCGGCCCGATGACCCGTGCGATGCTGCTCGCGAACGTGGTGAAGGCGGCCGAGCTGAAGCTCGGCGGCTGA